A DNA window from Parabacteroides johnsonii DSM 18315 contains the following coding sequences:
- a CDS encoding alpha amylase C-terminal domain-containing protein, with product MESLNLIKNDPWLAPYKEAIEGRYQYVVNKEKSLTGNGRQTLSEMASGYLYFGLHKTKSGWVFREWAPNATAIYLIGTFNGWKKDDRYKLQRLGNGVWEITLAEDLLHHEDLFKLLVEWEGGSGERIPAWIRRVVQDENTKIFSAQVWNPEKPYVFKHKRFKPNVSPLLIYECHIGMASNEEKVGSYDEFRRMVLPRIAKEGYNAIQIMAIQEHPYYGSFGYHVSSFFAASSRFGTPEELKQLIDEAHGMGIAVIMDIVHSHAVKNEVEGLGRFDGSYTQYFLGGARREHPAWDSLCFDYGKNEVLHFLLSNCKFWLDEYKFDGFRFDGVTSMLYYSHGLGEAFCNYSDYFNGHQDGDAIAYLTLANKLIHEVNKNAITIAEEVSGMPGLAAKYEDGGYGFDYRMAMNIPDYWIKTIKEKKDEDWHPSSIWWETTNRRADEKTISYAESHDQALVGDKTIIFRLIDADMYWHMQKDDHNFMVERGVALHKMIRLVTASTINGGYLNFMGNEFGHPEWIDFPREGNGWSHKYARRQWDLVDNMDLKYHFLGDFDREMLEMIRSVKNFQSTPIQKVWDNDGDQILAYMRKNLVFVFNFSPTKSFTDYGFLVPKGEYEVLLNTDATRFGGFGLADDSIHHFTQFDPLYKKEKKEWLKLYIPARSAVVLRKMK from the coding sequence ATGGAGTCGCTAAATCTAATAAAGAATGACCCTTGGCTGGCCCCCTATAAGGAGGCGATCGAAGGACGATACCAATATGTGGTAAACAAAGAAAAGAGCTTGACCGGTAACGGCAGACAGACGTTGTCGGAAATGGCTTCCGGGTATCTTTACTTCGGATTGCATAAAACAAAGAGTGGATGGGTTTTTCGTGAGTGGGCACCCAATGCCACCGCTATATACCTGATCGGAACTTTCAACGGATGGAAGAAAGACGACCGGTACAAGCTGCAACGGTTGGGCAATGGCGTTTGGGAGATCACGCTTGCAGAAGATTTGCTGCATCATGAAGACCTGTTCAAACTTCTGGTCGAATGGGAAGGAGGCAGCGGGGAACGTATTCCTGCATGGATACGGCGCGTCGTTCAGGATGAAAATACCAAAATTTTCAGCGCGCAAGTATGGAATCCGGAGAAACCTTATGTATTCAAGCATAAGCGGTTTAAGCCTAATGTCTCTCCTTTGTTGATTTATGAATGCCATATCGGTATGGCTTCGAATGAAGAAAAAGTCGGCAGTTACGACGAATTCCGCCGTATGGTCTTACCTCGTATTGCGAAGGAAGGATATAATGCCATTCAGATCATGGCTATTCAGGAACATCCTTATTACGGCTCGTTCGGTTATCATGTCAGCAGCTTCTTTGCCGCATCTTCCCGTTTTGGAACGCCGGAAGAGCTGAAACAGTTGATAGACGAGGCTCATGGCATGGGGATCGCCGTAATTATGGATATCGTACATAGCCATGCTGTCAAGAACGAAGTAGAAGGACTCGGACGTTTCGATGGGTCTTACACGCAATATTTCCTGGGCGGTGCTCGTCGCGAGCATCCGGCTTGGGACTCTCTCTGTTTCGACTATGGGAAGAATGAAGTGCTTCATTTTCTGTTGTCGAACTGCAAGTTCTGGCTGGACGAATATAAGTTCGACGGTTTCCGTTTCGATGGCGTGACCTCGATGCTTTATTACAGTCACGGGTTGGGCGAGGCATTCTGCAATTACAGTGATTATTTTAACGGCCATCAGGATGGTGATGCCATTGCGTATCTGACGTTGGCTAATAAATTGATCCACGAAGTCAATAAGAATGCGATTACGATTGCCGAAGAAGTCAGCGGGATGCCCGGTTTGGCTGCTAAATATGAAGATGGAGGTTATGGTTTCGACTATCGTATGGCAATGAATATTCCCGATTACTGGATCAAGACGATCAAGGAAAAGAAAGACGAAGACTGGCATCCTTCTTCTATTTGGTGGGAGACAACGAACCGCCGTGCCGACGAAAAGACAATCAGCTATGCGGAAAGTCATGACCAGGCGTTGGTGGGTGACAAGACGATCATTTTCCGCCTGATCGATGCCGATATGTATTGGCATATGCAGAAAGACGATCATAATTTTATGGTGGAACGCGGTGTGGCTTTGCATAAAATGATCCGTCTGGTTACGGCCTCCACCATCAACGGAGGCTATCTGAACTTTATGGGAAATGAATTCGGCCATCCGGAATGGATCGATTTTCCGCGCGAAGGAAATGGCTGGTCGCATAAGTATGCACGCCGCCAATGGGATTTGGTCGATAATATGGATTTGAAATATCATTTCTTGGGCGATTTCGATCGTGAAATGTTGGAGATGATCCGTAGCGTGAAGAACTTCCAGTCCACTCCGATACAGAAAGTCTGGGATAACGATGGAGATCAGATTTTGGCTTATATGCGGAAAAATCTGGTATTCGTATTCAATTTCAGTCCGACAAAATCGTTTACCGATTACGGCTTCCTTGTGCCGAAGGGAGAATATGAAGTGCTGCTGAATACCGATGCCACCCGTTTCGGAGGTTTCGGGCTCGCGGATGACTCCATTCACCATTTCACACAGTTTGACCCGTTATATAAAAAAGAGAAGAAAGAATGGCTCAAATTATACATTCCGGCACGTAGCGCCGTCGTATTGAGGAAAATGAAATGA
- a CDS encoding cation:proton antiporter encodes MGKGTKSIAFYLMMILVFGSLMYFIVKEGESQQVGTAVQTMQNAPKTMGEGFLVFWDSVTHHIQSSMGILLLQIITILIVCRLFGWMFQKIGQPTVIGEIVAGIVLGPSVLGHLLPGVSAFLFPLESLGNITILSQFGLILFMFAIGMELDIGEVRKKLKETILISHTSTVVPFFFGMLTAYYVYGSYAHKGTPFLSFALFIGIAMSITAFPVLARIIQEKGLTKTHLGTISLASAANGDITAWCLLAVVIAIAQAGSMLSAVYNILFSILYILFTFLAVRPFLRMIGHIYHNKEVIDKALVALMFLLLIVSSYFTEILGLHALFGAFIAGVVMPGNIKFRKIMTEKVEDVSLALFLPLFFVSTGLRTEIGLLNTPELWAMCGIFIVVAIIGKFGGALFSARFVGESWKDSLYIGALMNTRGLMELVVLTIGYEMKILPPSIFVMLVLMTLVTTFMTIPLVSFIKLCFKTREKIKEHQVYADPTDGIFKVLLSFGRAGNGQIMLDVAHQMFARGKNKLDLTALHLTVGSDVNPLHTDNFEEVSFGPILYGAKKLGMNIHTRYEVSNNAGQDICDIVNNEGFDFLLVGSGISMSDSPDDIAATRYRTSFYNRFFKRFKAPESWFYPGALLKDKTKMFIARSNCDVGVFINRNFVKASNTLVVISSEEDLFLLDYTRTLLKATHGSAGIVAKISTTTPGHDRIVKELWDFVSSTPQTHLLPDKDLTPGLFNSYNFMLIGYNTWNDVSEHRKEALQKMPSTLILNKNKRNSSDN; translated from the coding sequence ATGGGTAAAGGAACAAAAAGCATAGCCTTTTATTTGATGATGATCTTGGTCTTTGGCTCACTTATGTATTTCATAGTCAAAGAAGGAGAAAGCCAGCAGGTCGGAACAGCCGTTCAGACCATGCAAAATGCCCCCAAAACGATGGGGGAAGGCTTTCTTGTGTTCTGGGATTCGGTTACTCATCACATCCAATCGTCGATGGGAATCCTCCTTCTGCAAATCATTACCATATTAATCGTCTGCCGCCTGTTCGGCTGGATGTTCCAAAAGATCGGCCAACCCACTGTCATCGGTGAAATCGTAGCCGGTATTGTACTCGGTCCGTCCGTGCTCGGCCACCTCCTGCCGGGAGTATCCGCGTTTCTTTTTCCACTCGAGTCATTAGGCAATATCACCATATTAAGCCAATTCGGCCTCATTCTTTTCATGTTTGCCATCGGTATGGAACTGGATATCGGCGAAGTCCGCAAAAAATTGAAAGAGACCATCCTGATCAGCCACACCAGTACGGTCGTGCCGTTTTTCTTCGGTATGCTGACAGCCTATTATGTCTATGGATCTTATGCTCATAAAGGGACGCCGTTTCTCTCGTTCGCCCTCTTTATCGGGATTGCCATGAGTATCACGGCCTTTCCCGTTCTGGCCCGTATTATTCAGGAAAAGGGGTTGACCAAAACACATTTGGGAACTATCTCATTGGCAAGTGCAGCCAACGGAGATATCACAGCCTGGTGCCTGTTGGCCGTCGTGATTGCTATCGCTCAGGCCGGCAGTATGCTGAGTGCCGTTTACAATATATTGTTTTCCATCCTGTATATCCTCTTCACGTTTCTTGCCGTTCGTCCTTTCTTACGGATGATCGGGCACATATACCATAATAAAGAGGTAATCGACAAAGCACTGGTAGCCTTGATGTTCCTATTACTGATCGTATCCTCCTATTTTACTGAAATATTGGGGTTGCATGCTCTCTTCGGCGCCTTTATTGCAGGCGTGGTCATGCCGGGAAACATCAAATTCCGCAAGATCATGACAGAGAAGGTGGAAGACGTGTCATTGGCGCTTTTCCTTCCGCTTTTCTTTGTCTCGACCGGATTGCGTACGGAGATCGGCTTGTTGAACACTCCGGAACTTTGGGCCATGTGCGGAATCTTCATAGTAGTGGCTATTATCGGTAAGTTCGGAGGAGCACTGTTTTCCGCCCGTTTTGTCGGTGAAAGCTGGAAAGACAGTCTTTATATCGGGGCCTTGATGAATACGCGCGGTCTGATGGAACTGGTCGTGCTGACGATCGGCTATGAGATGAAGATATTGCCGCCTTCCATTTTCGTCATGTTGGTGCTGATGACATTGGTCACGACCTTTATGACGATACCGTTGGTCTCGTTCATTAAATTATGTTTCAAGACACGCGAAAAGATCAAGGAACACCAGGTTTATGCGGACCCGACCGATGGGATATTCAAGGTGCTCCTTTCATTCGGACGTGCCGGAAACGGACAGATTATGCTCGATGTCGCCCACCAGATGTTTGCCCGTGGGAAGAACAAACTGGACCTGACGGCGCTTCACCTGACCGTCGGCTCCGATGTCAATCCGTTGCATACAGATAATTTCGAGGAAGTGAGTTTCGGCCCTATCCTGTATGGAGCCAAAAAATTAGGCATGAACATCCATACACGCTACGAGGTTTCGAATAACGCCGGACAGGATATTTGCGACATCGTCAATAACGAAGGATTCGACTTCCTGCTGGTCGGTTCCGGTATCTCCATGAGCGACTCGCCGGACGATATCGCGGCTACCCGCTACCGTACCTCTTTCTATAACCGCTTTTTCAAACGCTTCAAAGCTCCCGAATCCTGGTTTTATCCCGGAGCATTGCTGAAAGACAAGACCAAGATGTTTATCGCCCGCAGCAATTGCGACGTCGGTGTGTTCATCAACCGCAATTTTGTGAAGGCTTCCAATACATTGGTCGTCATCAGCTCCGAAGAAGACCTCTTCCTGCTCGACTACACAAGGACATTGCTGAAAGCGACTCACGGTTCCGCAGGCATTGTAGCCAAGATATCCACCACGACGCCCGGACATGACCGGATTGTCAAAGAACTTTGGGATTTCGTCTCGTCTACCCCGCAAACTCATTTGCTGCCGGATAAAGACCTGACACCGGGATTGTTCAATAGCTATAACTTCATGCTGATCGGCTACAACACCTGGAACGATGTATCCGAACATCGTAAAGAGGCACTTCAAAAAATGCCGTCGACATTAATTTTGAATAAGAACAAACGGAATTCTTCGGATAATTAA